In Arthrobacter alpinus, a single window of DNA contains:
- a CDS encoding GTPase, producing MSRYRQARAESTLERQLAALDDARELGEGRLDDAVLAEVYGVLERATSRRSLSADHTVVGFFGATGSGKSSLFNAVSGSDTARVAVRRPTTSEPLAMVWGPAGSAPLLDWLEVADRRDGTPVPGLTDDGGGLVLLDLPDFDSIQLSNRRTVERLAGQVDVLVWVVDPQKYADAAVHNDFIRPFSTHAAVTLVVLNQVDKLAPSEVKPVLESLESILDRDGLGNVAVSGVSAVTGQGIPELRRRIAAVVKAKAAKSARLAADVSVAAQRLAEASGEGEAAGVHQQERKALAAALAGAVHVETVVSAVRSSYRLDATKQTGWPVTRWLSRFRKDPLRRLSLRREGTAEVNRTSMPPAGAAELAQIDSSVRDFADAASDGSSGPWRASIRAAARNNRERLPDALDQAVSGTDLKANTRAWWWPVFAVIQWVALLVAVGGLLWLGALAALGYFQMPVPEAPKVEDWPVPTLMVIAGVVLGIFLAITSKFLAMAGAGGRAAQARRRLRESVTEVAEDLVVTPVEAEIAQHRAFQEALEGARAR from the coding sequence ATGAGCCGGTACCGTCAGGCACGCGCCGAATCGACCCTGGAGCGTCAGCTTGCCGCGCTCGACGACGCCCGCGAACTGGGTGAGGGGCGGCTCGACGACGCTGTGCTTGCCGAGGTTTACGGCGTGCTGGAGCGGGCAACATCCCGCCGGTCGCTCAGCGCCGATCACACAGTTGTTGGCTTCTTTGGTGCTACAGGAAGCGGTAAATCGTCCCTCTTCAACGCGGTTTCCGGATCTGACACGGCACGTGTGGCTGTCCGTCGTCCTACGACCAGCGAGCCGCTCGCCATGGTGTGGGGCCCTGCTGGCAGCGCACCGCTGTTGGACTGGCTTGAAGTTGCCGATCGCCGAGATGGCACACCCGTGCCAGGGCTGACGGACGACGGCGGCGGGCTGGTTCTGCTTGATCTGCCCGATTTCGATTCAATCCAGTTGAGCAACCGCCGCACGGTGGAACGCTTGGCGGGGCAGGTGGACGTCCTGGTGTGGGTTGTTGACCCTCAAAAGTACGCAGATGCGGCCGTTCACAACGATTTCATCCGCCCCTTTTCGACCCATGCGGCCGTGACGCTGGTGGTGTTGAACCAAGTGGACAAGCTCGCTCCCTCCGAAGTGAAGCCCGTCCTGGAATCCCTGGAGTCAATTCTGGACCGTGACGGGCTGGGCAATGTTGCCGTTTCCGGTGTTTCGGCCGTGACGGGCCAAGGTATCCCCGAGCTTAGGCGACGGATTGCCGCCGTCGTCAAGGCCAAGGCCGCTAAATCTGCTCGCTTGGCTGCCGATGTTTCCGTGGCCGCTCAACGTTTGGCGGAGGCCTCTGGCGAGGGTGAAGCGGCGGGCGTTCACCAGCAAGAGCGCAAGGCACTGGCGGCCGCCCTGGCCGGTGCCGTCCACGTTGAAACCGTTGTCTCTGCGGTTCGTTCCTCATACAGACTCGACGCTACAAAGCAGACTGGCTGGCCTGTGACGCGCTGGCTTTCTCGCTTCCGCAAGGATCCTTTGCGCCGCCTGAGCCTGCGCCGTGAGGGAACTGCGGAGGTCAACAGGACCTCCATGCCGCCTGCCGGTGCTGCAGAGCTGGCCCAAATTGACTCGTCTGTACGGGATTTTGCCGATGCGGCCAGCGACGGTTCCTCCGGTCCATGGCGGGCCTCCATCCGGGCGGCGGCACGCAACAATCGAGAACGGCTGCCGGACGCGCTCGATCAGGCCGTGTCCGGCACCGACCTGAAGGCCAACACCCGGGCATGGTGGTGGCCAGTATTTGCTGTGATCCAGTGGGTGGCGCTACTCGTGGCCGTGGGCGGGCTCCTGTGGCTCGGCGCGTTGGCCGCCCTGGGGTACTTCCAGATGCCCGTGCCCGAGGCACCCAAGGTGGAAGACTGGCCCGTCCCCACGCTCATGGTGATTGCCGGGGTGGTATTGGGAATTTTCCTTGCCATCACCAGCAAGTTCCTTGCCATGGCAGGAGCCGGAGGCCGCGCAGCTCAGGCCCGACGGCGTTTGCGCGAAAGCGTCACAGAGGTGGCCGAGGATCTGGTGGTGACTCCCGTGGAAGCTGAGATTGCTCAGCACCGTGCGTTCCAGGAAGCCCTCGAGGGAGCTCGCGCCCGCTAA
- a CDS encoding DUF1697 domain-containing protein, with protein sequence MTKYAVFLRGINVGGINLKMADLRTALATLPLTGIKTLLASGNVVCTAKASSTELKSMVETLLRDTFGYEAWVVVLDVPQLETIIDTCPWPADNPSTHSYVTLSSDPAVLDELARHGSEIAGVELARLSPEALAWPAAAGGTLDSPFSKLSARPRYKSTTTTRNLRTLIKCRDALA encoded by the coding sequence ATGACTAAATACGCTGTGTTCCTTCGTGGAATCAACGTCGGCGGCATCAATTTGAAGATGGCCGATCTTCGCACAGCACTTGCCACGCTTCCCCTGACAGGCATCAAAACGCTCCTGGCCTCAGGCAATGTGGTCTGCACGGCGAAGGCCTCCTCCACGGAGCTCAAATCCATGGTGGAAACCTTGCTGCGCGACACTTTCGGCTACGAGGCCTGGGTTGTTGTCCTCGACGTGCCGCAGCTGGAAACCATCATCGACACCTGCCCCTGGCCGGCCGACAACCCCTCCACCCATAGCTATGTCACCCTCTCCTCCGACCCCGCCGTCCTCGACGAGCTGGCCCGGCACGGAAGCGAGATCGCCGGCGTCGAACTTGCCAGGCTCAGCCCGGAGGCCCTGGCGTGGCCCGCCGCCGCCGGCGGCACCTTGGACAGCCCCTTCAGCAAGCTTTCGGCCCGCCCTCGCTACAAAAGTACGACGACGACCCGCAACTTGCGCACACTTATCAAGTGTCGCGACGCCTTGGCTTAG
- a CDS encoding IclR family transcriptional regulator — protein MDNSSGVGVIDKAALVLDALEAGPTTLAQLVAATGLARPTVHRLALALVHHRLVSRDMQGRFVLGSRLVELASAAGEDRLIAAAGPVLLQLRDSTGESAQIFRRQGDSRVCVASAERPIGLRDTIPVGTQLTMKAGSAAQVLLAWEDHERLLEGLHNARFTPTVLAGVRRRGWGQSLGEREPGVASVSAPVRGPSGRVIAAVSISGPIERLTRQPGRLHAEIVCNASRILTEALRKTS, from the coding sequence ATGGACAATTCTAGTGGCGTTGGCGTCATCGATAAAGCGGCTCTTGTGCTTGATGCACTGGAAGCCGGCCCCACCACTCTGGCTCAGCTTGTTGCAGCCACGGGTTTGGCCCGGCCCACCGTGCACAGGTTGGCACTGGCCTTGGTACATCACAGGCTCGTGAGCCGCGACATGCAAGGGCGTTTTGTGTTGGGCAGCCGCCTCGTGGAGCTCGCTTCGGCCGCGGGCGAGGACCGGCTCATTGCCGCAGCAGGACCGGTTTTGCTGCAACTTCGTGACTCCACCGGCGAGAGTGCACAAATCTTCCGCCGCCAGGGCGATTCGCGTGTTTGCGTGGCTTCGGCCGAGCGGCCCATTGGCCTGCGCGACACCATCCCGGTGGGAACGCAGCTCACCATGAAGGCCGGTTCCGCGGCGCAAGTGCTGCTGGCATGGGAGGACCATGAGCGATTGCTTGAGGGTTTGCACAACGCCCGCTTCACACCCACCGTGCTGGCTGGCGTCCGGCGTCGTGGTTGGGGCCAATCCCTGGGCGAACGCGAGCCCGGCGTGGCCTCGGTTTCGGCCCCCGTTCGTGGCCCTTCAGGCCGCGTAATCGCAGCCGTCTCCATCTCCGGCCCCATCGAACGCCTGACCCGCCAGCCGGGACGCCTGCATGCCGAGATCGTCTGCAACGCATCCCGCATCCTGACCGAGGCGTTGCGCAAGACCTCATAA
- the leuC gene encoding 3-isopropylmalate dehydratase large subunit — protein sequence MPTVSTTTPRKAAKTLAEKVWRDHVVKQGEGDGDAAQPDLLYIDLHLIHEVTSPQAFEGLRLAGRPLRRPDLTIATEDHNTPTLAIDKPIADLTSRTQIQTLRNNCAEFGVRLHSLGDAEQGIVHVVGPQLGLTQPGMTVVCGDSHTSTHGAVGALAFGIGTSEVEHVMATQTLPLKPFKTMAINVEGTLRPGVTSKDIILAVIAKIGTGGGQGYVLEYRGSAIRALSMDARMTVCNMSIEAGARAGMIGPDEITFEYLKGRAHAPVGEDWDAAVEYWKSLNTEVDAEFDAEVFLDANTLDPFVTWGTNPGQGVSLSDNVPNPEDFGDENAKAAAERALAYMDLVAGTPMKDIRVDTVFLGSCTNSRIEDLRAAADIIRGREKDPNIRMLVVPGSARVRLEAEAEGLDKVFLDFGAEWRFAGCSMCLGMNPDQLEPGERCASTSNRNFEGRQGKGGRTHLVSPVVAAATAVRGTLSSPSDLSPLTANTVA from the coding sequence GTGCCGACCGTTTCGACGACGACTCCGCGCAAGGCAGCGAAGACGCTGGCCGAAAAAGTATGGCGCGATCACGTTGTAAAGCAAGGCGAAGGTGACGGCGATGCTGCCCAGCCTGACCTCCTCTACATCGACCTTCACTTGATCCACGAGGTCACCTCACCCCAGGCTTTCGAGGGTCTTCGCCTGGCCGGCCGTCCGCTGCGCCGCCCGGACCTGACCATCGCCACCGAGGATCACAACACGCCCACTCTGGCCATCGACAAGCCGATTGCCGACCTCACGAGCCGCACCCAGATCCAGACTCTGCGCAACAACTGCGCAGAGTTCGGTGTCCGCCTGCATTCGCTGGGCGACGCCGAGCAGGGAATCGTCCACGTGGTGGGCCCGCAGCTGGGTCTGACACAGCCGGGCATGACAGTTGTTTGCGGTGACTCGCACACCTCTACCCACGGTGCAGTTGGCGCCCTCGCGTTTGGTATCGGTACCTCCGAGGTTGAACACGTCATGGCAACCCAGACGTTGCCCCTGAAGCCGTTCAAGACGATGGCCATCAACGTTGAAGGCACACTGCGCCCCGGCGTCACTTCCAAGGACATCATCCTTGCCGTCATCGCCAAGATCGGCACCGGCGGCGGTCAGGGCTACGTGCTCGAATACCGCGGCTCGGCCATTCGGGCGCTGTCCATGGACGCCCGCATGACCGTCTGCAACATGTCCATCGAAGCCGGCGCCCGTGCCGGCATGATCGGACCCGACGAAATCACCTTTGAGTACCTCAAGGGCCGCGCCCATGCCCCCGTTGGCGAAGACTGGGATGCGGCAGTTGAGTACTGGAAGTCCTTGAACACCGAGGTTGACGCCGAATTCGACGCCGAGGTTTTCCTTGATGCCAACACCCTGGATCCCTTCGTTACCTGGGGCACCAACCCGGGCCAGGGTGTGTCCCTAAGCGACAACGTCCCCAACCCGGAAGACTTCGGTGACGAGAACGCCAAGGCCGCAGCAGAGCGCGCACTGGCGTACATGGATCTTGTTGCAGGCACACCCATGAAGGACATTCGTGTTGACACGGTGTTCCTGGGCTCCTGCACCAACTCCCGCATCGAGGACCTGCGCGCAGCGGCGGACATCATCCGCGGCCGCGAAAAGGACCCGAACATTCGCATGCTGGTGGTTCCCGGCTCCGCCCGCGTCCGCCTGGAAGCCGAGGCTGAAGGCCTGGACAAGGTGTTCTTGGACTTTGGTGCAGAATGGCGCTTTGCCGGCTGCTCCATGTGCCTTGGCATGAACCCGGACCAGCTGGAACCGGGGGAGCGCTGCGCCTCCACATCCAACCGCAACTTCGAGGGGCGGCAGGGCAAGGGTGGCCGCACGCACCTCGTCTCTCCTGTTGTGGCAGCTGCTACAGCCGTTCGCGGAACCCTCAGCTCGCCGTCGGACTTGTCCCCGTTGACCGCCAACACCGTAGCGTAA
- the leuD gene encoding 3-isopropylmalate dehydratase small subunit: MEKFSTHTGIGVPLRQSNVDTDQIIPAVYLKRITRTGFEDALFSSWRKDPEFILNQEPYSAGSVLVAGADFGTGSSREHAVWALKDYGFKAVLSSRFADIFRGNSGKQGLIAAEVAQDDIELIWKVLENAPGTQVTVDLIAKMVTAGTVVAPFQVDDYTRWRLLEGLDDIGLTLRDEPAITAFEATRPSYKPLTLPVKV; this comes from the coding sequence ATGGAAAAGTTCTCCACTCACACCGGCATCGGTGTCCCGCTGCGTCAGAGCAATGTTGACACGGACCAGATCATTCCGGCCGTTTACCTCAAGAGAATCACTCGCACCGGCTTCGAAGACGCACTGTTCTCGAGCTGGCGCAAGGATCCGGAATTCATCCTGAACCAGGAGCCTTACTCGGCCGGATCCGTACTGGTCGCCGGGGCCGACTTCGGTACCGGCTCCTCACGCGAGCACGCCGTCTGGGCGCTGAAGGACTACGGTTTCAAGGCTGTTCTGTCCTCACGATTTGCTGATATTTTCCGCGGCAACTCGGGCAAGCAGGGCCTCATTGCTGCCGAGGTGGCGCAGGATGACATCGAGCTGATCTGGAAGGTGCTCGAAAACGCTCCCGGCACACAGGTGACGGTTGACTTGATCGCGAAGATGGTCACAGCCGGCACTGTTGTGGCTCCGTTCCAGGTCGATGACTACACTCGGTGGCGTCTGCTGGAAGGCCTCGATGACATTGGCCTCACGCTGCGTGACGAGCCGGCCATCACGGCGTTCGAGGCTACGCGCCCGTCGTACAAGCCGTTGACTCTGCCTGTGAAGGTCTAA
- the murA gene encoding UDP-N-acetylglucosamine 1-carboxyvinyltransferase encodes MSRILTVRGGVPLKGRVQVRGAKNLVPKAMVAALLGNSPSTLRNVPEIKDVEVVTSLLQIHGITVEKDSVTGDLTMDPANAKKASSSEINTHAGDSRIPILLCGPLIHSIGHAFIPDLGGCKIGDRPIDYHLDVLRKFGAVVDKTGGGILISAPTGLKGTKITLPYPSVGATEQVLLSATRAEGITELSGAATEPEIIDLIAILQKMGAIISVQTDRTIRIEGVNELTGYDHTALPDRNESASWASAALVTGGDIYVDGASQRDMMTFVNTFRKIGGGMDIHDDGIRFFHKGGALKPLVLETDVHPGFMTDWQQPLVVALTQAEGVSIVHETVYENRFGFTKALTRMGANIQLHRECLGSIPCRFGQRNFTHSAVISGSTPLKGAKINVPDLRGGFSHMIAALAAEGTSTVTGIDVISRGYERFTSKLEGLGADFDVHDSTKFVG; translated from the coding sequence ATGAGCAGAATTCTGACAGTTCGAGGTGGTGTTCCGCTCAAGGGACGAGTCCAGGTACGCGGAGCCAAGAACTTGGTTCCCAAGGCCATGGTGGCTGCATTGCTGGGCAATTCCCCGTCAACGCTGCGCAATGTCCCGGAAATCAAGGACGTTGAAGTAGTGACCTCGTTGCTGCAGATTCACGGAATCACGGTGGAGAAGGATTCCGTGACCGGAGACCTCACCATGGATCCCGCCAACGCCAAGAAGGCCTCAAGCTCTGAAATCAACACCCACGCCGGTGACTCCCGCATCCCGATTCTGCTCTGCGGTCCGCTGATCCATTCCATTGGCCACGCCTTTATTCCAGACCTCGGTGGATGCAAAATTGGTGATCGTCCCATCGATTACCACCTTGACGTTTTGCGCAAATTTGGCGCAGTAGTGGACAAAACCGGCGGCGGCATTCTCATCAGCGCACCCACGGGCCTGAAGGGCACCAAGATTACCCTGCCGTACCCCAGCGTCGGGGCAACCGAGCAGGTGCTTCTCTCGGCCACACGTGCCGAGGGCATCACTGAACTGTCCGGTGCCGCAACCGAACCGGAAATCATTGACCTGATCGCCATCTTGCAAAAGATGGGCGCCATCATCTCTGTGCAGACGGACCGGACCATCCGCATTGAAGGCGTCAACGAGTTGACCGGCTACGATCACACGGCGCTTCCTGATCGCAATGAATCAGCCTCCTGGGCTTCCGCGGCCCTCGTGACCGGCGGCGACATTTACGTTGACGGCGCCAGCCAGCGCGACATGATGACGTTCGTGAACACGTTCCGCAAGATCGGCGGAGGCATGGACATTCACGATGACGGCATCCGCTTCTTCCACAAGGGCGGGGCGCTGAAGCCCCTGGTCCTGGAAACGGATGTTCACCCCGGCTTTATGACCGATTGGCAGCAGCCGCTCGTCGTGGCCCTGACACAGGCCGAGGGCGTCTCGATCGTTCACGAAACAGTGTACGAAAACCGATTTGGCTTCACCAAGGCGTTGACCAGAATGGGCGCTAATATTCAGCTTCACCGCGAATGCCTGGGCAGCATCCCGTGCCGTTTTGGCCAGCGCAACTTCACACACTCCGCGGTCATCTCCGGCTCCACCCCGCTCAAGGGCGCCAAGATCAACGTTCCGGACCTGCGCGGCGGCTTTAGCCACATGATCGCAGCCCTGGCGGCTGAAGGCACCTCAACGGTCACCGGCATCGACGTGATCAGCCGCGGGTACGAGCGCTTCACCTCCAAGCTCGAAGGGCTTGGCGCCGACTTTGACGTCCACGATTCCACAAAGTTTGTAGGCTAG
- a CDS encoding lysophospholipid acyltransferase family protein, with the protein MSPDQPGKATSKRPFKPQGMSLKTRWFFALLAGAARPLMNVLLGKEWIGLDRLPRDEGFIVVPNHCTEIDPVVVGHMLYNQNVMPHFLAKDGLFRAPLLGAALRGANQIPVERSGAGAGKSLVAAQAVLDGGGAVVIYPEGTLTRDPDLWPMKGRTGAARLALGTGAKVIPVVHWGAQEVFPRYAKGFKVFPRKKVKVVVGDPIDLSAFAGRAPDKETLEQVTEVIMAELTAMLADLRGEPAPAERWNPAAHQQSAHGRFVERGAKGEAQDKINNDAGTTEKEDLT; encoded by the coding sequence ATGAGCCCTGATCAGCCTGGTAAGGCAACGTCCAAGCGACCCTTCAAGCCGCAGGGAATGAGCCTAAAGACCAGGTGGTTCTTCGCGCTGCTGGCGGGTGCGGCACGGCCTCTGATGAACGTGCTCCTGGGCAAGGAATGGATTGGCCTTGACCGGCTGCCGCGAGATGAGGGTTTCATTGTTGTCCCCAACCACTGCACCGAGATTGATCCGGTGGTGGTTGGCCACATGCTGTACAACCAGAACGTGATGCCGCACTTTTTGGCCAAAGACGGGCTGTTCCGGGCACCGCTTCTGGGTGCTGCGTTGCGCGGTGCAAACCAGATCCCGGTCGAGCGGAGTGGCGCTGGCGCCGGTAAATCGCTCGTGGCAGCGCAGGCAGTGCTCGACGGCGGCGGCGCGGTGGTTATCTACCCCGAAGGAACGCTCACCCGGGACCCGGACCTCTGGCCCATGAAGGGGCGCACCGGTGCTGCCCGGCTCGCCTTGGGTACGGGCGCCAAGGTGATTCCCGTTGTTCACTGGGGCGCACAGGAAGTCTTCCCGCGCTATGCAAAAGGCTTTAAGGTCTTCCCTCGCAAAAAGGTGAAGGTGGTGGTGGGCGACCCCATCGACTTGAGCGCCTTTGCCGGGAGGGCGCCTGACAAGGAAACGCTTGAACAGGTCACCGAGGTCATCATGGCCGAACTCACAGCCATGCTGGCCGATCTCCGTGGCGAACCGGCCCCGGCCGAGCGCTGGAACCCTGCCGCTCATCAGCAGTCCGCCCATGGCCGTTTCGTGGAGCGCGGCGCCAAGGGCGAAGCTCAGGACAAGATTAACAACGACGCCGGAACAACAGAAAAAGAGGACCTCACGTGA
- a CDS encoding NAD(P)H-dependent glycerol-3-phosphate dehydrogenase: protein MSYVDGKAPAKVAVLGAGSWGTTFAKILGDAAAGTDRKIVLWGRRQEVVDQINDHHRNPRYLSTIELPSNISASIDVLEVLKDAELVVLAVPAQTLREQLRSLAGHLAKDAVVISLMKGLELGTDQRMSQVIEAELGLGPERVVVISGPNLAMEIARQEPTASVVACADENTAKWVAKICKPKYFRPYTVDDVVGVEIGGIVKNVIALCVGICEGQKVGDNTKASVITRGLAETTRLALALGGKAETMAGLAGLGDLVATCSSSLSRNHTAGRMLGEGLTLDEVNNRMTQTAEGIKSGRAVSDLAAKMGVDMPITNAVVGVLEGKLTVDDLGPLLLARQLKSEGD, encoded by the coding sequence GTGAGCTACGTGGATGGCAAAGCACCGGCCAAGGTTGCGGTCTTGGGCGCCGGCAGCTGGGGAACCACGTTCGCCAAGATCCTCGGTGACGCAGCGGCCGGAACGGACCGCAAGATCGTCTTGTGGGGCCGTCGCCAGGAAGTTGTTGACCAGATCAATGACCACCACCGCAACCCGCGCTACCTCTCAACGATTGAGCTGCCGAGCAACATCTCCGCCTCCATTGACGTCTTGGAAGTCCTCAAAGACGCCGAACTTGTGGTTCTGGCGGTCCCGGCTCAGACGCTGCGCGAGCAGCTGCGGAGCCTGGCCGGGCACCTGGCCAAGGACGCCGTCGTCATTAGTTTGATGAAGGGACTTGAGCTGGGGACAGACCAGCGCATGTCTCAGGTGATCGAGGCCGAACTTGGTTTGGGCCCCGAGCGCGTCGTAGTGATTTCCGGGCCCAACCTGGCCATGGAAATTGCCCGTCAGGAACCCACGGCCTCCGTGGTGGCCTGCGCGGATGAAAATACGGCCAAATGGGTCGCGAAGATCTGCAAGCCCAAGTATTTCCGCCCGTACACTGTCGATGACGTGGTGGGCGTGGAGATCGGCGGGATCGTGAAGAACGTGATTGCGCTGTGCGTGGGCATCTGCGAGGGCCAGAAGGTTGGCGACAACACCAAGGCTTCCGTCATCACCCGCGGTCTGGCCGAAACCACGCGCCTGGCGCTGGCGCTGGGCGGCAAGGCTGAGACAATGGCCGGGCTTGCCGGGCTGGGCGACCTCGTGGCCACGTGCTCGTCCTCGCTGAGCCGCAACCACACTGCCGGGCGCATGCTGGGCGAGGGGCTCACGCTCGATGAGGTCAACAACCGCATGACTCAGACGGCGGAGGGCATTAAATCCGGCCGGGCCGTGTCGGATCTCGCCGCGAAGATGGGCGTCGATATGCCCATCACCAACGCTGTTGTGGGCGTCCTTGAAGGTAAACTGACTGTCGATGATCTGGGTCCGCTGCTGCTGGCCCGCCAACTTAAATCTGAAGGCGACTAA
- a CDS encoding D-alanine--D-alanine ligase family protein, whose translation MTTDSPATTAPIRVAILFGGRSSEHAVSCVTAAGVLGAIDRTKYDVVPIGIAKNGQWVLAGDEIEGWSLKSGALPEVIAGDQTVSLAHLGGGHQLVVSEASAVPQELGSVDVVFPLLHGPWGEDGTLQGLLELSDTRYVGAGVLASAIGMDKHYMKVVFEAAGLTVGPYVAVTDREWTVDPDKVRGRVAALGFPVFVKPARAGSSMGISKVDSLGELDAAIAEAREHDLKLVIEAGIVGREIEIAVLEGRGSDAPRVSLPGEIAMVDNEHAFYDFEAKYVQGNAVNLSCPADMPEADIVRVREQAAQAFDAVGAEGLSRVDFFYTEAGELIINEINTMPGFTPSSMYPQMWQATGLGYPELIDELLQLALNRKVGLR comes from the coding sequence GTGACTACCGATTCCCCTGCCACCACTGCGCCCATTCGCGTTGCCATCTTGTTCGGCGGCCGCTCCAGCGAGCACGCCGTCAGCTGTGTGACCGCGGCCGGAGTGCTGGGCGCAATTGACCGGACCAAGTACGACGTTGTCCCGATCGGTATCGCGAAAAACGGCCAGTGGGTTTTAGCAGGCGATGAGATCGAAGGCTGGTCCCTGAAGTCTGGTGCTCTGCCGGAGGTGATCGCGGGGGATCAGACCGTTTCCTTGGCTCACCTTGGTGGCGGGCACCAGCTGGTGGTTTCCGAGGCTTCCGCGGTACCGCAAGAATTGGGTTCCGTTGACGTGGTGTTCCCGCTGCTGCACGGGCCGTGGGGTGAGGATGGCACGCTGCAGGGGTTGTTGGAGCTCAGCGATACCCGTTATGTGGGCGCCGGAGTCTTGGCGTCGGCCATCGGCATGGACAAGCACTACATGAAGGTGGTCTTCGAGGCCGCCGGGCTGACCGTGGGACCGTATGTTGCAGTTACGGACCGTGAATGGACCGTGGACCCGGACAAGGTCCGCGGCCGTGTGGCGGCGCTGGGCTTCCCCGTATTCGTGAAGCCGGCCCGCGCGGGATCATCCATGGGCATTTCCAAGGTGGATTCCTTGGGCGAACTGGACGCCGCGATTGCCGAGGCCCGCGAGCACGATCTCAAGCTGGTCATCGAGGCCGGCATTGTGGGTCGCGAGATTGAGATCGCCGTGCTCGAAGGCCGCGGAAGCGACGCCCCGCGCGTCTCACTGCCGGGTGAAATCGCCATGGTGGACAACGAACATGCGTTCTACGATTTTGAGGCCAAGTACGTTCAGGGCAACGCCGTGAACCTCAGCTGCCCGGCAGATATGCCCGAGGCTGACATTGTCCGCGTCCGGGAGCAAGCAGCCCAGGCATTCGACGCCGTCGGTGCCGAGGGCCTGTCCCGCGTGGACTTCTTCTACACCGAAGCCGGTGAGCTGATCATTAACGAGATCAACACCATGCCTGGCTTCACGCCCAGCTCCATGTACCCGCAGATGTGGCAAGCTACAGGCTTGGGCTACCCGGAACTGATCGACGAACTTCTGCAATTGGCGCTAAACCGCAAGGTCGGTCTGCGCTAG